Proteins encoded in a region of the Quercus lobata isolate SW786 chromosome 8, ValleyOak3.0 Primary Assembly, whole genome shotgun sequence genome:
- the LOC115958587 gene encoding uncharacterized protein LOC115958587 — protein MTMLIIASTTSSTSTRAFTFAFKYSLSSSLAFKIKTHFHIIHSKPRITLFLLRPMSSSASRSPANGSVTLQEWQAWGTNSPLPTMVTDIVDQMKALEIDIDAHMTFGGSGGKLQGDFKVQEDKKHRATYQALGDSEKKLQFFSARQIACRLLGSRGYLCQKCWLPFEDCMCSRVMPCSLWRGMRFWLYMHPKDFLRQNNTGKLLWQVFGVEAATLCLFGITEQEEIMWNTFKHAGKNNVWCLYPNKNATSKSVQEAFGQESSADQKCTQLMTNGDKTLNFILIDGTWSNSNAMFSRLKEHAKSIWGAEDLPCISLATGASAMHKLRPQPSWDRTCTAAAAIGLLSELQLLPEFTSYGLDKRAEAVEDALVALLEALTTRRLRMGRSITRKVRHSRDIC, from the exons ATGACCATGCTCATCATCGCCTCCACAACTAGTAGTACTAGCACTAGGGCCTTCACATTCGCATTCAAATACTCTCTTTCTTCGTCTCTCGCATTCAAAATAAAGACCCACTTCCACATTATACACTCTAAACCCAGAATAACCCTCTTCCTCCTCAGACCCATGTCAAGCTCAGCCTCTCGCTCTCCTGCCAATGGGTCTGTTACATTGCAGGAGTGGCAGGCCTGGGGCACCAACTCTCCTTTGCCAACTATGGTCACCGATATCGTTGACCAAATGAAGGCTTTGGAGATAGATATTGACGCCCACATGACCTTTGGTGGTAGCGGTGGCAAGCTCCAG GGCGATTTTAAGGTTCAAGAGGACAAAAAGCACCGAGCAACATATCAGGCTTTAGGAGATTCTGAAAAaaagcttcaatttttttcagcTCGACAAATAGCATGTCGCTTGCTTGGGAGTAGGGGTTACCTTTGTCAGAAG TGCTGGCTTCCATTTGAAGACTGTATGTGTTCTAGAGTCATGCCCTGCAGTCTATGGCGTGGAATGCGGTTCTGGTTGTATATGCATCCAAAG GATTTCCTTCGCCAGAACAACACTGGAAAGTTGTTATGGCAAGTATTTGGTGTTGAAGCTGCAACGTTGTGCCTCTTTGGCATTACTGAACAGGAAGAAATCATGTGGAACACTTTCAAACATGCAG GAAAAAATAATGTTTGGTGCCTTTATCCCAACAAGAATGCCACATCAAAATCTGTTCAGGAAGCCTTTGGTCAAGAATCTTCAGCAGATCAGAAATGCACACAATTGATG ACAAATGGAGATAAAACTCTGAATTTCATTCTAATTGATGGTACCTGGAGCAATTCAAATGCAATGTTCAGCCGTCTTAAG GAACATGCAAAGTCAATTTGGGGAGCAGAAGACCTTCCTTGTATTTCTCTGGCTACTGGAGCGTCTGCTATGCATAAGCTTCG GCCCCAACCATCTTGGGATCGTACTTGTACAGCTGCAGCAGCCATTGGCCTCCTCTCTGAGCTGCAACTTCTCCCAGAGTTTACATCCTATGGATTGGATAAACGAGCTGAAGCAGTAGAAGATGCTTTAGTGGCATTATTAGAAGCACTCACCACTAGGCGTCTTCGAATGGGCAGGTCCATCACACGTAAAGTAAGACACAGCAGAGATATCTGTTAA
- the LOC115958244 gene encoding GPI-anchored protein LLG1-like, which translates to MASLSHFLLYFFLFSFFLITGLASSNSSFLSDEIFESRDESTGRVLLQAKKACTENFENKNYTILTARCKGPQYPPVVCCNALKDFACPFADAINDLTTDCASTMFSYINLYGKYPPGLFSNLCREGKLGLNCTDVGPDPDDISYGVHTTVTHSTLLIITAGFIVFLLFHWF; encoded by the exons atggcaTCTTTGagtcattttcttctttatttcttcctcttctccttcttccttaTCACAGGCTTGGCCTCTTCTAATTCCTCTTTCCTTTCAG ATGAAATATTTGAGTCACGTGATGAATCCACCGGCCGTGTCCTCCTTCAGGCCAAGAAGG CATGCACTGAAAACTTTGAGAACAAGAACTATACAATCCTCACAGCCCGGTGCAAAGGACCACaatacccacctgtggtttgctGTAACGCTTTGAAAGACTTTGCTTGCCCTTTCGCGGATGCCATCAATGACTTGACAACTGATTGTGCTTCAACCATGTTCAGCTACATCAACCTCTATGGAAAATACCCACCAGGCTTGTTTTCCAACCTGTGCAGGGAAGGAAAGCTTGGTCTAAATTGCACTGATGTAGGACCTGATCCCGATGACATTAGTTATGGAGTTCATACAACTGTGACACACTCTACATTGCTAATCATCACTGCTGGCTTCATAGTCTTCTTATTATTCCATTGGTTCTGA